A genomic window from Streptomyces sp. NBC_00234 includes:
- a CDS encoding cupin domain-containing protein: MTTHEGVGPAPDSSDRAPFNNRVHHVASGELDGYAAISGGTVGSKNLWMGMVENPPLSSTDNHHHGDSEAGIYVVSGHPVFVYHDGTQEVRLAAGPGDFFLVPPFVPHREENPDPDEPAIVVIARTTQEPIKVSVPELYQLKETDTQSSRSTP, translated from the coding sequence ATGACTACCCATGAAGGCGTCGGACCGGCACCGGACTCCAGCGACCGCGCGCCGTTCAACAACCGCGTTCACCACGTCGCATCCGGCGAACTGGACGGTTACGCCGCGATCAGCGGAGGCACGGTCGGGTCGAAGAACCTCTGGATGGGCATGGTGGAGAACCCGCCGCTGAGCTCGACGGACAACCACCATCACGGCGATTCGGAGGCCGGTATCTACGTGGTCAGCGGTCACCCCGTGTTCGTCTACCACGACGGCACACAGGAGGTACGGCTCGCCGCCGGCCCGGGCGATTTCTTTCTCGTCCCCCCATTCGTCCCGCACCGAGAGGAGAACCCCGACCCGGATGAGCCCGCGATTGTAGTGATCGCTCGGACCACCCAAGAGCCGATCAAGGTCTCGGTACCCGAGCTGTATCAGCTCAAAGAGACAGACACGCAGTCGAGCAGGTCGACGCCGTAG
- a CDS encoding discoidin domain-containing protein, which produces MSDNPTYYDRRRFIQLAGLAGLLTAGSLALPGVAAAAEPSAAVGDLPYEGTDQDSIAETYYQVLLTHTRWAETQWDSARGHYTAKDFGFAVVLGNAVLLTQGTYDSGLAGIGKDELLSRTLATIKHFAASNRLAGGTEWGRTLFFDTTFQLYFVLAARLLWDQLDDATRQNVDTIAREQAQYTTALGSKTDPASGGWTPNGLKGGFVGDTKLEEMGVYAQSLAPGLAWAPTDSRHEEWTAAFGRWTRNEAGLPAADLANPALVDGVAVQANTATNLYDTFIVENHNSFGPHYQEELWRTSGRNAAHFITAGRPMPQVLTAQPNAGPLWRTLLMVMSDAGEPLMPMVADREHLYGRDVIPLAFLAQVTGDRAAAWAEAAMAKRLAPYQAYAPEFRLAKFSGEAKYEPEARAEVAISYLLHRWRAAHGGIVAPLSDEEFYAHASGVRDFAEGPGLVVQQSPAAWAATVSKPGFVKFAWQPAHDDWLFALSGSTPMFLPSTGSKVLRRSVTTYRKVRDGIDATASVLELDTGIAGFTTLPSGAVVYATSGTAAGEGHLQIHNLTMPGLAGLDGSRTYTSAEGSVQVKSKDSGNTSGGTGPRVDTLALPRGSHRFVRMQGVSGHPQYGYSLYTFSVRDGADGADLARGATATASSATPGREASRVLDGDDTSRWAVAVAERNRQDSWLTVDLGSSVAFDHVTLAWESAAATRYQVQGSDDGESWTELTRFPEAELTSRGGWLSVDGRAGLVVRDAANPLAVYGDMVVLSDGPAEPLTVEGHPTGDPAVLKAAAARKTPQAGIPAVHASTAGGHLSLFNLSPEAVKTSVALPRQGTGLVLYAGSQTVTASGTDFAAELGGATAAVAAARFTLRPATGRTVPPGVQADVVDAATVRLTGPSCDLVVTAGDGRRTKVRLRRGRTATVSVRDVVPYPLDDAALGCDTFPNAPRPEGMSDPSAAVDGDRQTSWTPGSDRARMVVDLGSTLPVERVLAEWTTGRVPQATVEFSDDGVTYRPGGTLRGRGTTTRLTAGTTARYVALDVSGWSGDHARLRTLSVLPR; this is translated from the coding sequence ATGTCCGATAACCCGACCTACTACGACAGACGCAGGTTCATCCAACTCGCAGGACTGGCAGGACTGTTGACCGCCGGCTCGCTGGCTCTCCCGGGCGTGGCGGCAGCTGCGGAGCCGTCTGCCGCCGTCGGTGACCTCCCCTACGAGGGCACGGATCAGGACAGCATCGCGGAAACCTATTACCAGGTCCTGCTGACGCACACGCGCTGGGCGGAGACGCAGTGGGACTCCGCTCGCGGTCATTACACGGCCAAGGACTTCGGCTTCGCGGTGGTGCTCGGCAACGCCGTGCTCCTGACCCAGGGGACCTACGACTCCGGGCTCGCCGGCATCGGCAAGGACGAGCTGCTTTCCCGCACGCTGGCCACCATCAAGCACTTCGCCGCCTCCAATCGCCTCGCAGGCGGCACGGAGTGGGGCCGCACTCTGTTTTTCGACACGACCTTCCAGTTGTACTTCGTGCTCGCCGCCCGGCTGCTCTGGGATCAGCTGGACGATGCCACGCGGCAGAATGTCGACACCATCGCCCGCGAGCAGGCGCAGTACACCACCGCCCTCGGCAGCAAGACCGACCCCGCCTCCGGGGGCTGGACGCCGAACGGGCTCAAGGGTGGCTTCGTCGGTGACACGAAGCTCGAGGAGATGGGTGTCTACGCCCAGTCGCTGGCACCGGGTCTCGCGTGGGCACCCACCGATTCCCGGCACGAGGAGTGGACGGCGGCCTTCGGCCGGTGGACGCGGAACGAAGCGGGGCTGCCCGCGGCGGACCTGGCCAATCCGGCCCTGGTCGACGGAGTCGCCGTCCAGGCGAACACCGCGACGAACCTCTACGACACCTTCATCGTCGAGAACCACAACTCCTTCGGCCCGCACTACCAGGAGGAGCTGTGGCGCACCTCCGGCCGCAACGCCGCCCACTTCATCACCGCAGGCCGTCCCATGCCGCAGGTCCTGACCGCGCAGCCGAACGCCGGGCCGCTGTGGCGCACTCTGCTGATGGTCATGAGCGACGCGGGCGAGCCGCTGATGCCCATGGTGGCGGACCGCGAACACCTCTACGGGCGGGATGTGATCCCGCTGGCCTTCCTGGCCCAGGTGACGGGGGACCGCGCCGCCGCTTGGGCGGAGGCGGCGATGGCGAAGCGGCTGGCGCCCTACCAGGCGTACGCGCCGGAGTTCCGGCTCGCCAAGTTCTCGGGTGAGGCGAAGTACGAACCGGAGGCCCGGGCCGAAGTCGCCATCAGCTATCTGCTGCACCGCTGGCGGGCGGCGCACGGTGGCATCGTGGCGCCGCTGTCCGACGAGGAGTTCTACGCCCACGCCTCCGGGGTCCGGGACTTCGCCGAAGGACCGGGCCTGGTGGTCCAGCAGTCCCCGGCAGCCTGGGCGGCCACGGTGAGCAAGCCGGGCTTCGTCAAGTTCGCATGGCAGCCCGCCCATGACGACTGGCTGTTCGCGCTGAGCGGCAGCACCCCGATGTTCCTGCCTTCGACCGGGAGCAAGGTGCTGCGCCGCTCGGTCACGACCTACCGGAAGGTCCGCGACGGCATCGACGCGACCGCCTCCGTACTCGAACTCGACACCGGAATCGCCGGGTTCACCACCCTCCCGTCGGGTGCGGTCGTCTACGCGACGAGCGGTACGGCCGCCGGTGAAGGGCACCTGCAGATACACAACCTGACGATGCCGGGTCTGGCGGGCCTGGACGGCAGTCGTACGTACACCTCGGCCGAGGGATCGGTTCAGGTGAAGTCGAAGGACAGCGGGAACACCTCCGGCGGGACCGGGCCCCGGGTGGACACCCTCGCGCTCCCCCGCGGCTCCCACCGCTTCGTCCGGATGCAGGGCGTCTCCGGACACCCGCAGTACGGGTACTCCCTGTACACCTTCTCCGTGCGGGACGGTGCGGACGGCGCCGATCTCGCGCGCGGGGCCACCGCCACCGCTTCGTCGGCGACGCCCGGCCGCGAGGCGTCACGCGTGCTGGACGGTGACGACACCAGCCGCTGGGCCGTCGCCGTCGCCGAACGCAACCGTCAGGACAGCTGGCTGACGGTCGACCTCGGCAGCAGCGTCGCCTTCGACCACGTCACGCTGGCGTGGGAGTCCGCGGCTGCGACCAGGTACCAGGTACAGGGCTCCGACGACGGGGAGAGCTGGACCGAGCTGACCCGGTTCCCCGAGGCCGAGCTCACGAGCCGCGGCGGCTGGCTCTCCGTGGACGGAAGGGCCGGGCTGGTGGTCCGTGACGCCGCCAACCCGCTCGCCGTCTACGGTGACATGGTCGTGCTGTCCGACGGTCCTGCCGAGCCCCTCACCGTCGAGGGCCATCCGACCGGAGATCCCGCCGTGCTGAAGGCGGCGGCGGCCCGGAAGACGCCGCAGGCCGGAATCCCCGCCGTTCACGCCAGCACCGCCGGCGGGCACCTGAGTCTCTTCAACCTCTCCCCCGAGGCCGTGAAGACCTCGGTGGCCCTGCCCCGGCAGGGCACCGGCCTCGTCCTCTACGCCGGCTCGCAGACGGTGACCGCCTCCGGCACGGACTTCGCGGCCGAGCTGGGCGGCGCGACCGCCGCTGTCGCCGCGGCCCGGTTCACCCTGCGCCCGGCGACGGGACGGACGGTGCCGCCGGGTGTCCAGGCGGATGTGGTCGACGCCGCGACCGTACGGCTGACCGGACCCTCGTGCGACCTGGTCGTGACGGCGGGCGATGGCCGGCGTACGAAGGTACGGCTGCGCCGCGGCCGGACCGCGACGGTGTCGGTGCGCGACGTCGTCCCCTATCCGCTCGACGACGCCGCGCTCGGATGCGACACGTTCCCGAACGCACCCCGCCCCGAAGGCATGTCGGACCCGTCGGCCGCGGTGGACGGCGACCGGCAGACATCGTGGACCCCGGGATCCGACCGGGCCCGGATGGTCGTGGACCTCGGTTCCACCCTCCCCGTCGAGCGGGTCCTCGCGGAGTGGACGACGGGCAGGGTGCCGCAGGCGACGGTCGAGTTCAGCGACGACGGCGTCACCTACCGGCCCGGCGGAACGCTGCGGGGCCGCGGCACCACGACCCGCCTCACCGCCGGCACCACCGCCCGCTACGTGGCGCTCGACGTCTCGGGCTGGAGCGGCGATCACGCACGCCTCAGGACCCTCTCCGTACTCCCCCGGTAA
- a CDS encoding alpha/beta hydrolase, protein MHFTSEQRLDDGVFQREFTLGEIPRTLWTPESDAPVPLILMAHNNGLPKAAARLVARARHAAAYGYAVATIDAAGCGDRPRSAVDEQARTDLRRAVQAGEPVDEIFESFIGPLVEKAVPEWQTTLDALLALPEIGGPVGYSGWTAVGIRLAVVEPRIAAAGFFAGGYVPLAQREEARQLTLPLLFLLQWDDEGNPRQRALDLFDAFGSKEKTLHANLGGHTGTPWFEVEDGNRFFGRHLMK, encoded by the coding sequence ATGCACTTCACTTCCGAACAGCGCCTCGACGACGGCGTTTTCCAGCGCGAATTCACCCTCGGCGAGATCCCCCGCACCCTGTGGACACCTGAATCCGACGCACCGGTGCCGCTGATTCTGATGGCCCACAACAACGGCCTGCCCAAGGCTGCAGCCCGGCTGGTGGCCCGGGCCCGGCACGCCGCGGCGTACGGCTACGCGGTGGCCACTATCGACGCCGCCGGGTGCGGTGACCGGCCCCGTTCCGCCGTCGACGAGCAGGCTCGCACCGATCTCCGCAGGGCGGTGCAGGCCGGTGAGCCCGTCGACGAGATCTTCGAGTCCTTCATCGGCCCGCTGGTCGAAAAGGCGGTCCCGGAATGGCAGACCACCCTGGACGCCCTCCTTGCGCTGCCCGAGATCGGCGGCCCGGTCGGGTACTCGGGCTGGACCGCCGTCGGCATCCGCCTGGCGGTGGTCGAGCCGCGCATCGCGGCCGCCGGCTTCTTCGCCGGGGGATACGTGCCCCTCGCCCAGCGCGAGGAGGCCCGACAGCTCACCCTTCCGCTGCTGTTCCTGCTGCAGTGGGACGACGAAGGGAACCCCCGGCAACGGGCCCTGGACCTGTTCGACGCCTTCGGCAGCAAGGAGAAGACGCTGCACGCCAATCTGGGCGGGCACACCGGCACCCCGTGGTTCGAGGTGGAGGACGGGAACCGGTTCTTCGGCCGGCACCTGATGAAGTGA